Sequence from the Thermotoga sp. genome:
GAGACCAAGAAAGTAACTCCTGAACAACTCGTGAAGATAGCCCTGATGAACCGGGAGTCAAAGGGAATTGCTTTCACATACAACGAACCACTCATCTGGTTTGAGTTCGTACTGGATACTTCTCGAGTAGCTGTGAAGGAAGGAATGTACTGTGTGCTGGTAACGAACGGTTTTATAAACGAGGAACCGCTAGAACTTCTGTTCCAATCTGTGCACGCTATGAACATAGACCTGAAGGGATTCAACAGAGAGTTTTATAAAGAAATCGGTGGGGACCTCGACGTGGTTCTCAGAAACATCGAAAAGGTGTACAGTGCAGGGATCCATGTAGAGCTGACAACCCTCATAATCCCTGGGAAAAACGACGATAGAGAGGATCTGAAAAGAGAATTCAAATGGATCGCCAGTTTGGACAGAGACATTCCCCTTCATATAAGTCGCTACTTTCCAAACTACAAGTACACCATTCCTCCAATGCCCCTTGAGGAACTCGTGGAGATATACGAGATGGCAAAGGAGTATCTCAACTTCGTCTACCTGGGTAATGTTTGGGACGAAAGGTATGAGAGTACTTTCTGTCCAGATTGCGGGAATCTTGTGATCAGAAGGCAGGGATACGAGGTAGAAAAAGTGGGACTGGACGAAGAAGGGAAGTGCAAGAAATGTGGCCGTCAGATAGCAACAATCATCGGGTAACCAGGAGAAACGTTATAATCTTTTCCATCCTTCTTTTTGGAACCCTCGGGACTTTTCTCACCTTCCTTCTTCTTCGTGGGGGTGAGCAGTACTATGAACTCAGAGGATTCGCACTTGGAACAAGTATACGCATCGTGGTCTCTTCCAGGAAGATAAACCCTAAAACTATTGCTGAAGCCATCCTAGAAGACATGAAGAGAATCACCCACAAGTTTTCCACAATCGATGAGAGAAGCGTGGTAAAGAGGATCAATGATCATCCTGGAGAGTGGGTGGAGGTCGATGAAGAGACCTACAGTTTGATAAAGGCAGCCTATGCGTTTGCTGAGCTTACAGAAGGAGCATTCGATCCCACAGTGGAAAAGCTTTTGGAGATATGGGGATTCACAGGAAACTATGAGGACCTCAGAGTTCCCTCGAGTGATGAGATAGAAAAAACCTTGAAATCTGTTGGATACCGTAATATACTTCTCGACAATGAACACATGCGAGTGATGGTGAAAAATGGTTCGAAGATAGATTTAGGGGGAATAGCGAAGGGTTATGCCTTAGATCGTGCAAGACAGATAGCCCTCTCGTTCGACGAAAATGCAACAGGGTTCGTTGAAGCAGGAGGAGACATCCGAATCATTGGGCCAAAGTTTGGAAAATACCCATGGGTTATAGGTGTGAAGAACCCGAGAGGTGACGATGTTATAGACTACATATATTTGAGATCCGGAGCGGTGGCGACCTCTGGTGATTACGAGAGATATTTCATAAAAGATGGTGTCAGATACCATCACATCATGGATCCATCGACGGGATATCCTGTCCGAGGGGTGTGGAGCGTAACCATCATTGCAGAAGACGCAACAACAGCGGATGCACTCTCCACAGCTGGATTTGTGATGGCTGGAAGGGACTGGAGAAAAGTGGTCCTGGACTTCCCGCGAATGGGGGCACACCCTTTGATAGTTCTAGAAGGTGGAAAGATCGAGAAATCTGAGACTTTCAAGCTATTCGAAAGAGAGTGAAAGAATGAGGAAGTTCTTCGAAAAGAGAGACCTTCTCATTTTTCTACTGATACTGTCCGCCTTTGGGCTTTCGCTCATCCTTCCCAAAGGAAATGGAGAGAAGATTGTCATTGAAGGAAGGAATTTCAGGAAAGTTCTGGAGAAACCGGGGGTCTACGACATCACAGAAAACGGAAGATTCCTCATGAGGGTGGAGTTCAACGGGAAGAAAGTCAGGGTAGTTGAATCCACGTGTCCTCTGAAGATCTGTGTGAAAACAGGCTGGGTTGGGCCTGGCGGAATCATAGTGTGTGTGCCAAACGAGGTGATAATATACTTCGAAGGAAAAATGGATTACGATACAGAAACGTGGTGAGGAAAATAGCGCTCCTTTCTATTCTGACCGCCTTTTCTTCTATTCTATACGCGGTGGAGAATTTTCTGCCGTTTCCGGTACCTTTTGGAAGGTGGGGGTTTTCAAACTCCGTGGTTCTTCTGGTGGCATCGGAAATAGGTCTTCTGGATGCGCTGATCGTCTCTTCGGCCAAGAGTATAATAGGTTCACTCTTCGGTGGCCGGTTTCTTTCTCCCTCCTTTCTGACGGGTTTCTTTGGGGCGATTTCTGCTGCCATCGTTGAAACGCTTCTTGCAAAGCTTGGGTTCGGATATCTCGGGTTGAGTTTTGCCGGATCGTTCGCGAACAACCTCGTTCAGCTGATCGTGATATCGTTGTTGCTGGGAAACACGAAGACTTTCTTGTTGCTCACCGTCATGGTGGGACTCGGATTGATCTCCGCCAGCGCCAACGCCTTCATCGCCAGCAAAATGGGAGGGATCCTGTTTGAAAATTATTCTAGCTTCTTCTTCGCCGAGGAGAAAAGAGTTGATGAAACTCTTGGGAATAGAGTTTGAAGTTAAGCATCCTGAGGTTGAAGAAAACATCTCTGGAGATCCGGTTGAAGTGGTAAGGAAGCTTTCTCTACGGAAAGCAACATACGTTTTCCAAAGGGAAAAATCTGAAAATGTTCTGGTCATTGGATCAGATACAGTAGTTGTGCTGGGTAGAGAGATTCTGGGGAAACCCAGAACAACAAAGGAGGCAAAAGAGTTCCTCAGAAAGCTGTCTGGAAGATGGCATGTAGTATACACCGGCGTTGCGTTCGTGTCTGATTCTGCAGAAGACATCTTCGTTTCTTCCACGAGGGTGAAGTTCAGAGATCCCCCAGACGAAGTGATAGACTACTACGTCGAAAATTACCGACCTCTCGATAAAGCGGGAGGGTACGGCATACAGGATTTTGCTGCCGTCTTCGTTGAAAAAGTAGAAGGGGATTTTTTCACGGTCATGGGTTTTCCAGTGGGACTTGTCTGGCAGTACCTTTACGAGAAGGGCTGGTGGAAAGTTGCTTCCAAGAGAAAGGTTGATAAAAGCAGGACCTGAAGCTCTTTCGAACGAGGAACTCATCGCCATTCTTTTGAGAACCGGAAAGAGAGGAAAGCACGTTCTCGAACTTTCTCAGGAGCTTTTTGGAAAGTTCGACAACTCACTGGTAAAACTGACGAACGCGAGTGTGGAGGAAATTGCCGCTGTCGATGGTGTGGGAATCGTGAAGGCGGTCACGTTGAAAGCCGCTCTTGAACTTGGAAAAAGGCTCCACAAAGAACTTGAGCAGGTTCCAGAGAAACTCGATTCTTCCAGCAAAGTTTATAGGTACTGTCAAGACATGATCTATCTCGAGAAAGAAGTTGTGAAGGTGATATGTCTCGATGGAAAATTGAACGTTGTATCTGAATCTGTTATCACGATAGGAACCTCCGACAGGAGTCTGGTACATCCACGGGATGTCTTTCGAATAGCGATCAGATCAAACGCTTCCGGAGTTATCGTGGTTCACAATCATCCCACCGGTGATCCCACACCCAGCAAAGAGGACAGAGCGGTTACAAAGAATCTGAAGAGAGCCGGCGAGATCCTGGGGATAAAGCTCGTGGATCATGTGATAATCTCAAAGAGGGGATACTTCAGTTTCAGAGAGGAGGGGGAGATTTGATAAGTAGAGAGGATGCCCTTGTCCTGTTGAGAGAACACGTCAAGACGAAAAATCTGATAAAACACTGTCTGGCGACGGAAGCGGTGATGAGAGCCCTTGCAAAGGAGTTCGGCGAAGACGAAGAAAAGTGGGGAATGGCAGGTTTGTTGCACGATCTAGATTACGACTACACCAAGGACGATCCAAACGAACACGGTCTGAAAACCCTGGAAATTTTGAAGGGAGAGGACGTTCCCGAGGACGTTCTCAACGCGATCCTTGCACACTGTGGAAAAAAAGAACCTGAGACTTTGATGGAGAAAGCACTTTACGCGGTGGATCCAACGACAGGTTTCATTGTGGCGGCAGCTCTTATCAGACCAGAGAAAAAACTGGAAGTGCTCGATGTGGACTTTTTGATGAGGAGGTTCAAGGAGAAGGCCTTTGCAAGAGGAGCCAACAGGGATCAGATCAGATCTTGTGAAGGGTTCGGTCTGTCCTTGGAAAGGTTCCTGGAAATAGCTCTCAACGCAATGAAGTCCATCGCTTCCGACCTTGGATTGTGAGGTGGTTTCAATGCTGGAATACGAGATCGAAAGGGCAATAGTGAGATACAGAGAATCTTACGAGCTCAAACCGTTCAGAGAAAGTGTTTCTCTCGAGGACGTGAGAAAAGCGATAGAGCACACAAACCTGCGGCCCTTTGCCACACCCGATGACATAGTAAAACTCTGTCAGGAAGCAAAAGACAAGAGGTTCTACGGGGTGTGCGTCAACCCCTGCTATGTTCCAGTCGCGAGGAAAGAACTCTCGGAAACCGATATAAAAATTGTTACCGTCGTCGGATTTCCCTTGGGCGCAAATGAAAGCAGAACGAAAGTTCAGGAAGCCACCTTCGCCGTTGAAAGTGGAGCCGATGAGGTTGATATGGTGCTGAACATCGGTATGTTGAAGACCGGAGAATGGGAATATGTCTACGAGGATATCAGGGGTGTTGTGGAAGCTGTACGTGGAAAAATTGTCAAGGTGATACTGGAAACGTGCTATCTCGAACTGGAAGAAAAGATAGCAGCGTGTGTTATCTCCAAACTTGCGGGTGCCCATTACGTGAAAACTTCGACCGGATTTGGCCCAAAGGGAGCAACCTTGGAAGATGTTCATCTCATGAAATGGATTGTTGGAGGAGGAATGAGGGTAAAGGCTGCAGGTGGTATCAGAACTTACGAAGATGCCGTCAAGATGATGATGTACGGTGCGGACAAGATAGGTACGAGTTCTGGTCACAAAATAGTACTGGAGGGGGAAGAAAGGCATGGAAATTGAGCGTCTCTCACTGGAAGAGTTCTGTAAAAGAGTTGCCGAGAGGAAGCCCACTCCCGGTGGGGGAGCCGTTGGTTCCGTTGTGGGAGCCTTGGCTTGCGCCCTTGCCGAGATGGTTGCGAACTTCACCAGGAAGAAAAAAGGATACGAGGATATTGAACCGGAGATGGAAAGAATCATGGAAGCAATGGAAGGTGCAAGAGAAAAACTCTTTTCTCTTGCAAAAAAAGACATAGAAGCTTTTGAGAGGGTGATGAAGTCTTACAAAGAATCGAAGGAAGAACTTCAGGACGCCCTCAAAGAAGCTGCGTCTGTCCCCATGGATGTTATAAGGATCATGAGAGATCTTGGACACGAACTTGAAAAACTCGCCGAGTTTGGAAACAAAAACCTGGCTTCTGACGTGTTGAACGCCATGGATCTCTGTCGTGCGGTGTTTCTGGTTGAAAAGGTGAACGCCTTGGTTAATCTAAAGAGTGTAGAGGATGAAGAATTCAAAAACGAGATGCTGAAAGAGCTTGACGAACAGGAAAAACAGGTGGAAGGCAGTTACAAAAGAGTGAGAGAGTTTTTGGAGGGAATCGTGTGGAGTTCGAGGTAAAGAAAACTCTCGGAAAAGCAAGAACAGGCATTCTGAAATTACCGCACGGAGTCGTGAAGACTCCCGTTTTCATGCCTGTGGGAACAAACGCCAACGTGAAGCTCCTCACACCCTGTAGTTTGGAGGAAGCAGGAGCGGAGATCATACTGTCGAACACGTTTCATCTCATGCTCAAACCAGGAGTCGAGATCATAAAATTGCACAATGGGCTTCACAATTTCATGGGTTGGAAAAGACCGATTCTCACAGACAGTGGTGGATTTCAGGTGTTCAGTTTACCAAAACTCAGGATAGATGATGAAGGTGTGACATTCAAATCACCAATAGATGGATCTAAAGTTTTCCTCAGCCCGGAGCTCTCGATGGAAGTTCAAATTGCCCTGGGTTCAGATATCTGTATGGCCTTCGATCACTGCCCCCCTTCGAATGCAAGCTATGAGGAGGTAAAAGAAGCAACTGATCGTACCTACAGGTGGGCTTTGAGATCCAAAGAGGCTTTCAGAACGAAAAATCAGGCACTCTTCGGCATCGTTCAAGGAGGGGTGTATCCCAATCTGAGGAGAAAGAGTGCCATTCAGATAACGTCGATTGGATTCGACGGGTACGCGATAGGAGGTCTCAGCATAGGAGAGGACAGAGCTCTGACTCTGGACATGACGGAGATAACCATGGAACACCTTCCTGAAGACAAGCCCCGCTACTTCATGGGAGGAGGTTCTCCTGAACTCATTCTCGAACTTGTCGATCGCGGTGTCGATATGTTCGACAGCGTCTTTCCAACAAGAATTGCCCGCCATGGAACCGCCCTCACCTGGAAGGGAAGGTTGAATCTGAAGGCATCCTACAACAGAAGATCGCTCGAACCTGTGGATGAGCAATGTGGATGTTATACTTGTAAAAACTTCACTCGTTCTTATATACATCATCTGATAGATCGTGGAGAGATTCTGGGACAGATCCTGCTCACTC
This genomic interval carries:
- a CDS encoding Maf family nucleotide pyrophosphatase; protein product: MKIILASSSPRRKELMKLLGIEFEVKHPEVEENISGDPVEVVRKLSLRKATYVFQREKSENVLVIGSDTVVVLGREILGKPRTTKEAKEFLRKLSGRWHVVYTGVAFVSDSAEDIFVSSTRVKFRDPPDEVIDYYVENYRPLDKAGGYGIQDFAAVFVEKVEGDFFTVMGFPVGLVWQYLYEKGWWKVASKRKVDKSRT
- the radC gene encoding DNA repair protein RadC; the encoded protein is MLPRERLIKAGPEALSNEELIAILLRTGKRGKHVLELSQELFGKFDNSLVKLTNASVEEIAAVDGVGIVKAVTLKAALELGKRLHKELEQVPEKLDSSSKVYRYCQDMIYLEKEVVKVICLDGKLNVVSESVITIGTSDRSLVHPRDVFRIAIRSNASGVIVVHNHPTGDPTPSKEDRAVTKNLKRAGEILGIKLVDHVIISKRGYFSFREEGEI
- a CDS encoding cyclodeaminase/cyclohydrolase family protein → MEIERLSLEEFCKRVAERKPTPGGGAVGSVVGALACALAEMVANFTRKKKGYEDIEPEMERIMEAMEGAREKLFSLAKKDIEAFERVMKSYKESKEELQDALKEAASVPMDVIRIMRDLGHELEKLAEFGNKNLASDVLNAMDLCRAVFLVEKVNALVNLKSVEDEEFKNEMLKELDEQEKQVEGSYKRVREFLEGIVWSSR
- a CDS encoding NusG domain II-containing protein, which gives rise to MRKFFEKRDLLIFLLILSAFGLSLILPKGNGEKIVIEGRNFRKVLEKPGVYDITENGRFLMRVEFNGKKVRVVESTCPLKICVKTGWVGPGGIIVCVPNEVIIYFEGKMDYDTETW
- a CDS encoding Gx transporter family protein; translation: MRKIALLSILTAFSSILYAVENFLPFPVPFGRWGFSNSVVLLVASEIGLLDALIVSSAKSIIGSLFGGRFLSPSFLTGFFGAISAAIVETLLAKLGFGYLGLSFAGSFANNLVQLIVISLLLGNTKTFLLLTVMVGLGLISASANAFIASKMGGILFENYSSFFFAEEKRVDETLGNRV
- the tgt gene encoding tRNA guanosine(34) transglycosylase Tgt, producing the protein MEFEVKKTLGKARTGILKLPHGVVKTPVFMPVGTNANVKLLTPCSLEEAGAEIILSNTFHLMLKPGVEIIKLHNGLHNFMGWKRPILTDSGGFQVFSLPKLRIDDEGVTFKSPIDGSKVFLSPELSMEVQIALGSDICMAFDHCPPSNASYEEVKEATDRTYRWALRSKEAFRTKNQALFGIVQGGVYPNLRRKSAIQITSIGFDGYAIGGLSIGEDRALTLDMTEITMEHLPEDKPRYFMGGGSPELILELVDRGVDMFDSVFPTRIARHGTALTWKGRLNLKASYNRRSLEPVDEQCGCYTCKNFTRSYIHHLIDRGEILGQILLTLHNVSFMISFMCEVRRSIEDGTFRDFKSKMIDVYSSGGVNV
- the amrS gene encoding AmmeMemoRadiSam system radical SAM enzyme produces the protein MERMAIHFEPLEGKKVKCLLCPHECVLDEGQTGLCGARRNKDGFLVSLNYGEVTAIAMDPIEKKPLFHFNPGEQIFSVGTFGCNFKCGFCQNWEISQARPETKKVTPEQLVKIALMNRESKGIAFTYNEPLIWFEFVLDTSRVAVKEGMYCVLVTNGFINEEPLELLFQSVHAMNIDLKGFNREFYKEIGGDLDVVLRNIEKVYSAGIHVELTTLIIPGKNDDREDLKREFKWIASLDRDIPLHISRYFPNYKYTIPPMPLEELVEIYEMAKEYLNFVYLGNVWDERYESTFCPDCGNLVIRRQGYEVEKVGLDEEGKCKKCGRQIATIIG
- a CDS encoding HD domain-containing protein, coding for MISREDALVLLREHVKTKNLIKHCLATEAVMRALAKEFGEDEEKWGMAGLLHDLDYDYTKDDPNEHGLKTLEILKGEDVPEDVLNAILAHCGKKEPETLMEKALYAVDPTTGFIVAAALIRPEKKLEVLDVDFLMRRFKEKAFARGANRDQIRSCEGFGLSLERFLEIALNAMKSIASDLGL
- a CDS encoding FAD:protein FMN transferase; its protein translation is MWPSDSNNHRVTRRNVIIFSILLFGTLGTFLTFLLLRGGEQYYELRGFALGTSIRIVVSSRKINPKTIAEAILEDMKRITHKFSTIDERSVVKRINDHPGEWVEVDEETYSLIKAAYAFAELTEGAFDPTVEKLLEIWGFTGNYEDLRVPSSDEIEKTLKSVGYRNILLDNEHMRVMVKNGSKIDLGGIAKGYALDRARQIALSFDENATGFVEAGGDIRIIGPKFGKYPWVIGVKNPRGDDVIDYIYLRSGAVATSGDYERYFIKDGVRYHHIMDPSTGYPVRGVWSVTIIAEDATTADALSTAGFVMAGRDWRKVVLDFPRMGAHPLIVLEGGKIEKSETFKLFERE
- the deoC gene encoding deoxyribose-phosphate aldolase produces the protein MLEYEIERAIVRYRESYELKPFRESVSLEDVRKAIEHTNLRPFATPDDIVKLCQEAKDKRFYGVCVNPCYVPVARKELSETDIKIVTVVGFPLGANESRTKVQEATFAVESGADEVDMVLNIGMLKTGEWEYVYEDIRGVVEAVRGKIVKVILETCYLELEEKIAACVISKLAGAHYVKTSTGFGPKGATLEDVHLMKWIVGGGMRVKAAGGIRTYEDAVKMMMYGADKIGTSSGHKIVLEGEERHGN